The following nucleotide sequence is from Chryseobacterium sp. CY350.
GAATCAAAACCGACGGAAAATAAAGCAATCGCTTTTACATTCGGAAATTGCTCAAAAAACCCCTCATCATATTTATTTTGTCCGACATTCAAAATCACATCCGAATCTTTACAATACGTCAGCCATTCATCGTGTGAGAGATCTGCATTTTTAGGAAGTACAACTTCCAGTCCCGCTTCTTCGAGCATTTGGATCCCAATTTCCGGAATTCTTTTGTTGATGAATACTTTCATTTTATCTATTTATTTGATTTTTAACACTAAATTTTAGAGCAAAGTCAGCAAATATTTTTTAACTATTTCAAATGACTGACAAGCAAAATTTGATTACATTTTATTCAATAAAAAAACCTCACTCCTGTTAAAAGTGAGGTTCATTATACTGTTTAAGATTATTTTTCTTCTTCAGAAGCTGATTGATTTTGATTTTTTTCCCAGGCGTCAGAAGCCATTTCTTGAGTTTCTCCCCAAACTTCATGAGCCGATTTTTGAGCATGAGACAAAAACCCTTGTTTTGTAGCTTCCTGATTCTGACTTCTCATCTCATTGACGTAATCTTTTGCCTGCTGAGAAAAGCTTTCTACACTATAACCCGGATTATTGTCCAGATTTTTTTCGATATTACTGAAATCCTGAGACGGTTTGAATCTGTTGGTATCCATAATAATAAAATTTGGTGATTAAGTTTAAAAATGAATTCAATTTTTATTCCGAAATCGCTTAGATTATTATTTTAGAAGCCTTAGAAAATTATTTTAATCTGATTAATTCCCCTTTTCTTTTCACAATATTTTTATAGTCCCACTGAATTTCTTTGGATTTTTCGAGCCATCTTTTTAAATCATCTTCGTCAATTTCATTTTTATCATTATAAAATATAGAAGCATCCTGAAACTTTCTACCTTCAACATTTAATTTCACTTCATTAAAAGATTTTCCGCTCCAAAACATCAGCCGAAGTCCCTTTTTCTCTTTGCTGTATCCTACAATCGGATTTCCATCAAGAAACCAAACGGGATGACTGTGCCATATTTTATTTTCTGAACTGTTTAAATTTTCATCAATCAATT
It contains:
- a CDS encoding prevent-host-death protein; the protein is MDTNRFKPSQDFSNIEKNLDNNPGYSVESFSQQAKDYVNEMRSQNQEATKQGFLSHAQKSAHEVWGETQEMASDAWEKNQNQSASEEEK
- a CDS encoding DUF1801 domain-containing protein; translated protein: MNPEIQNYNSSQNESDQEICSKLSELIDENLNSSENKIWHSHPVWFLDGNPIVGYSKEKKGLRLMFWSGKSFNEVKLNVEGRKFQDASIFYNDKNEIDEDDLKRWLEKSKEIQWDYKNIVKRKGELIRLK